A genomic window from Sulfurospirillum multivorans DSM 12446 includes:
- a CDS encoding energy transducer TonB, producing the protein MKASHFFVASFGTLFLHVTIAYALFMGSMMIPKPAMREFIVTQVSFLDEPKPMPVDEEIKHDITPPPEPIVVKKPEKKVPKEIVKAVPTPKQVVTSAPSLEPFVEQRVEAIAPAKAQEQAVSAPAARQSDDLLSLYLAKVRQKIQESLRYPSMAKKMGVEGEAVVQFLIHANGTVDASSIKIAKSSGKAVLDRNAIDAVLDATPFEFPPKEALEIAIPVVFKLKS; encoded by the coding sequence GTGAAAGCATCACATTTTTTCGTCGCTTCATTTGGAACACTCTTTTTACATGTAACGATTGCGTATGCCCTTTTTATGGGAAGTATGATGATACCAAAACCCGCCATGCGCGAGTTTATCGTCACGCAAGTGAGTTTTTTGGATGAGCCAAAACCTATGCCAGTAGATGAAGAGATCAAACACGATATAACGCCACCACCAGAGCCAATCGTAGTGAAAAAACCCGAAAAAAAAGTGCCAAAAGAGATCGTTAAAGCTGTGCCTACGCCAAAACAGGTTGTCACATCGGCACCTTCGCTTGAGCCTTTTGTCGAGCAACGTGTAGAAGCAATAGCACCCGCAAAAGCACAAGAGCAAGCGGTTAGCGCACCTGCTGCGCGCCAAAGCGATGATCTGCTCTCCCTCTATCTTGCCAAAGTAAGGCAAAAAATCCAAGAGAGTCTTCGTTACCCCTCTATGGCTAAAAAGATGGGCGTGGAGGGCGAGGCGGTCGTGCAATTTTTAATTCATGCCAATGGAACGGTTGATGCCTCGTCTATTAAAATTGCAAAGTCAAGTGGCAAAGCGGTTTTAGATCGTAATGCCATCGATGCCGTTTTGGATGCGACACCTTTTGAGTTTCCACCCAAAGAGGCACTAGAGATCGCAATTCCCGTTGTTTTTAAGCTCAAATCCTAA
- a CDS encoding globin domain-containing protein produces the protein MCNGHHFLHKPSIAKKSESLQWSPINLKAPLPAIILPKPDFLTKIGAETIHNIVLHHHRLLQKSAVAQMYPTDEAHFREGVTKASHFLIQALGGEKTYTFSYGPPSLCRTHAPFAIDDEARVVWLLAYKQTLHDLDFPKALIGEFWNWIEPFSMRMVNRRSTSVPMKRILYEDIKAEFGLFS, from the coding sequence ATGTGCAATGGTCATCATTTTCTTCATAAACCTTCAATCGCTAAAAAGAGCGAAAGCCTTCAATGGAGCCCTATCAATTTAAAAGCACCGCTACCTGCGATTATTTTGCCCAAACCTGATTTTTTAACAAAAATAGGGGCAGAAACGATTCATAACATTGTGTTGCATCACCACCGCTTGCTTCAAAAAAGTGCTGTTGCGCAGATGTACCCGACCGATGAGGCTCATTTTAGGGAAGGTGTAACCAAGGCGAGCCATTTTCTCATTCAAGCGTTGGGTGGTGAAAAAACCTATACCTTCAGCTATGGTCCACCCTCTTTGTGTCGCACACATGCCCCATTTGCCATCGATGATGAGGCAAGAGTTGTGTGGCTGCTGGCGTACAAGCAGACCCTGCACGATCTTGATTTTCCCAAAGCGTTGATCGGGGAGTTTTGGAACTGGATCGAGCCTTTTTCGATGCGCATGGTGAATCGTCGAAGCACGAGTGTGCCGATGAAACGTATTTTGTATGAAGATATAAAAGCTGAGTTTGGACTCTTTTCATAG